The proteins below are encoded in one region of Bacteroidales bacterium:
- a CDS encoding short-chain dehydrogenase, which translates to MQTNQSNKELFKMLRITAYHRYFKGTGFYKFLFKAIAKLLLIVLLIVALFFFAQKYIVADVKEIFFAFTDKVPNHAIWVIFAISETFLGLIPPDLFIIWGQQYQYPMLIVTILGLISYAGGLLSYGIGVLLVRNRKISTYVHKKHERTALFLKRWGGFFIVIAALFPVPYSLATLVAGMVGYRFDRLALFGLARIARFYLYAVVIFGLI; encoded by the coding sequence ATGCAAACAAATCAAAGTAATAAAGAGCTCTTTAAAATGCTAAGGATAACCGCGTATCATCGCTATTTTAAGGGTACTGGTTTTTACAAATTTCTGTTTAAAGCAATCGCAAAATTACTTTTAATTGTTTTGCTAATCGTAGCTCTTTTTTTTTTTGCACAAAAGTATATTGTAGCCGACGTTAAGGAGATATTTTTTGCTTTTACAGATAAAGTTCCCAATCACGCAATTTGGGTAATTTTTGCAATTTCAGAAACGTTTTTAGGTTTAATTCCTCCAGATCTGTTTATAATTTGGGGACAGCAGTATCAATATCCTATGCTAATTGTAACTATCTTGGGTTTAATTAGTTATGCTGGAGGATTGCTCTCTTATGGAATAGGTGTTTTGCTAGTACGAAACCGTAAAATAAGTACCTATGTACACAAAAAGCATGAAAGAACGGCACTTTTCTTAAAGCGTTGGGGTGGATTTTTTATAGTTATAGCAGCCTTGTTTCCAGTACCATACTCACTTGCTACCCTTGTGGCAGGAATGGTTGGCTACCGTTTTGATAGATTGGCACTATTTGGATTAGCGCGTATAGCAAGGTTCTATTTGTATGCGGTAGTTATTTTTGGGCTAATATAG
- a CDS encoding RNA-binding S4 domain-containing protein — MTEGVRIDKWLWAVRIFKTRSIAIEEINKNRVLINGYPVKPSRLITIGEELEVKKPPIIRSYKVLGLIDKRVGAKLAPQYVEDITPVEELNKLELARYNRSGVRDKGSGRPTKKERRDLDVFFNDNN; from the coding sequence ATGACAGAAGGAGTTAGAATAGATAAATGGTTGTGGGCTGTACGTATTTTTAAGACTAGATCCATTGCCATTGAAGAGATAAATAAGAATCGTGTTTTGATTAACGGTTATCCTGTAAAACCATCTAGATTAATAACAATTGGCGAAGAGTTAGAGGTAAAAAAACCTCCTATAATACGTTCCTACAAAGTACTGGGATTAATCGACAAACGCGTAGGAGCCAAATTGGCACCTCAATACGTTGAGGATATAACACCTGTTGAAGAGTTAAATAAATTAGAACTCGCAAGGTATAATAGATCAGGCGTTAGAGACAAAGGCAGCGGACGACCTACCAAAAAAGAGAGACGCGATCTGGACGTTTTTTTTAACGATAACAATTAA
- a CDS encoding DUF1987 domain-containing protein, whose amino-acid sequence MHPIICDSTIDLPKVVLDKEKGEFLFEGLSMCEDAFHFYEPIIAWIKQYGSAPNPKTEVRFKISYFNTASSKMLLDVMLHFDAIYRMGHDVSIHWHYRPEDEDMQEAGEIYASKLDIPVYVFEDEAMD is encoded by the coding sequence ATGCACCCAATAATTTGCGACTCAACAATTGATCTACCCAAAGTAGTCTTAGATAAAGAAAAAGGCGAATTTTTGTTTGAAGGATTATCAATGTGTGAAGATGCGTTTCATTTCTACGAACCAATTATTGCATGGATTAAGCAATATGGATCGGCTCCCAACCCTAAAACAGAAGTGAGATTTAAAATATCATATTTTAACACAGCATCTTCGAAAATGTTGTTAGATGTGATGTTACATTTTGATGCAATATATCGTATGGGACATGATGTTTCAATTCATTGGCATTATCGTCCAGAAGATGAGGATATGCAAGAGGCAGGAGAAATTTATGCATCAAAACTTGATATCCCGGTATATGTATTTGAAGATGAAGCGATGGATTAG
- a CDS encoding sigma-54-dependent Fis family transcriptional regulator, protein MAKILVIDDEQSIRNTLKEILEYEDFKVDLASEGLQAIDLVEKNTYNAILCDIKMPGMDGIEVLEKIMAINPDVPVIMISGHGNIDTAVEAIKKGAYDFIEKPLDLNRLMVTIRNAQDKNTLIEETKVLKRKIARNWEIVGESPAIMRVKEIIEKVAPTEARVLITGDNGTGKELVARHLHMGSMRASGPFVEVNCAAIPSELIESELFGHEKGAFTSALRQRKGKFEQAHGGTLFLDEIGDMSLSAQSKVLRALQESKIARVGSDKFIDVDVRILAATNKDMNKEIAENRFREDLYHRISVILIKVPSLIERKEDIPLLANHFIENICGEYKCPAVTISDDAIVELQKLPWTGNIREFRNVIERLIILCNKNITASDVIQFAHPLIQ, encoded by the coding sequence ATGGCAAAAATATTAGTAATCGACGACGAACAAAGCATACGAAACACCTTAAAAGAGATCCTTGAATATGAGGATTTTAAAGTTGATTTGGCATCAGAAGGTTTGCAGGCTATAGATTTAGTTGAAAAGAATACGTACAATGCAATACTTTGTGATATTAAGATGCCGGGAATGGATGGTATTGAGGTGCTTGAAAAAATAATGGCAATTAATCCAGATGTCCCTGTTATCATGATAAGTGGGCACGGGAACATCGATACTGCGGTTGAAGCAATTAAAAAAGGTGCATATGATTTTATTGAAAAGCCATTGGATTTGAATCGTTTAATGGTTACTATACGAAATGCTCAAGATAAAAACACCTTAATTGAGGAAACCAAGGTTTTAAAAAGGAAGATAGCCAGAAATTGGGAAATAGTAGGAGAAAGCCCCGCTATTATGCGCGTTAAAGAAATTATAGAGAAGGTTGCACCAACAGAAGCACGTGTTTTAATAACAGGCGATAACGGAACAGGTAAGGAGCTAGTGGCAAGACATTTACATATGGGTAGTATGAGAGCTTCTGGTCCTTTTGTTGAGGTTAACTGTGCTGCAATACCATCAGAACTGATTGAAAGCGAGTTGTTTGGACATGAAAAGGGGGCATTTACTTCTGCTCTTAGACAACGGAAAGGAAAATTTGAACAAGCACATGGAGGTACTCTTTTTTTAGATGAAATAGGAGACATGAGTCTAAGTGCTCAAAGTAAAGTGCTTAGAGCTTTGCAAGAAAGCAAAATTGCTCGGGTTGGCTCTGATAAATTTATTGATGTTGACGTCCGCATATTAGCTGCAACAAACAAAGACATGAATAAGGAGATTGCAGAAAATCGTTTTCGTGAGGATTTATATCATCGCATAAGTGTAATATTAATAAAAGTCCCTTCATTAATAGAACGTAAAGAAGATATCCCTTTGTTGGCAAATCACTTTATTGAAAATATTTGTGGCGAGTATAAGTGTCCAGCTGTAACAATTTCTGATGACGCAATTGTGGAACTACAAAAGTTGCCTTGGACAGGAAATATTCGCGAATTTAGAAATGTAATCGAAAGATTGATTATATTGTGCAACAAAAATATTACTGCAAGTGATGTAATTCAATTTGCACACCCGTTAATTCAATAG
- a CDS encoding FAD:protein FMN transferase has protein sequence MKNIVVLVLMIILSGCSQSDETWQRNKGMAHGTFYNITYLFKDDLQNEIQQIINQTDKSLSTFSPNSIISRLNNDEDSVILDSLFIQVFDKGKEVWEATSGAFDMTVAPLVNAWGFGYDKGFEDPQESIDSIMNFVGFEKVSRSGSSIVKKHSGIKLDASAIAKGFSVDRVGQFLESQGITRYMVEIGGEVRVKGSNPDSLRWKIGIDKPTDSHVVNNDRELQAILHLNYGSIATSGNYRQFYIKDGKRYAHTINPKTGYPVQQDLLSVTVWAPDCMTADAYATAFMVLGYEASLRIVESTDSLEAYFIVGEKSQEYEVFYTNGIEAMLQ, from the coding sequence ATGAAAAATATAGTAGTATTAGTTTTGATGATTATACTCTCAGGTTGTTCTCAATCTGATGAAACGTGGCAACGTAATAAAGGAATGGCTCACGGTACGTTTTATAATATAACTTACCTGTTTAAAGATGATTTACAAAACGAAATACAACAGATTATAAATCAAACAGATAAATCGCTGTCAACATTTTCTCCAAATTCAATAATATCGCGGTTAAATAATGACGAAGACTCAGTTATACTAGATTCACTTTTTATACAAGTTTTTGATAAGGGTAAAGAGGTTTGGGAAGCTACGTCAGGGGCTTTTGATATGACCGTAGCTCCGTTGGTAAATGCATGGGGATTTGGCTATGATAAAGGGTTTGAGGATCCCCAAGAATCGATAGACTCTATTATGAATTTCGTAGGCTTCGAAAAAGTCAGTCGTTCAGGCTCCTCCATTGTAAAAAAACATAGTGGTATTAAACTCGATGCAAGTGCAATCGCAAAAGGATTTTCCGTTGATCGTGTAGGACAATTTCTTGAATCACAAGGCATTACACGATATATGGTAGAGATAGGAGGAGAAGTACGTGTTAAAGGCTCCAATCCCGACAGCCTGAGATGGAAAATAGGTATCGATAAACCAACTGATAGTCACGTTGTTAATAACGACAGAGAACTACAAGCCATATTACACCTCAATTATGGTTCAATTGCAACCAGTGGAAATTACAGGCAATTTTACATAAAAGACGGCAAACGATACGCACATACGATTAACCCCAAAACTGGATATCCCGTACAACAAGATTTACTTAGTGTAACAGTTTGGGCACCAGACTGTATGACCGCTGATGCTTATGCCACAGCTTTCATGGTGTTGGGATATGAAGCATCGCTCCGAATAGTAGAAAGTACTGATTCGTTGGAGGCTTATTTTATTGTAGGAGAAAAATCACAAGAATACGAAGTGTTTTACACCAATGGCATTGAAGCAATGTTGCAGTAA
- a CDS encoding UDP-N-acetylmuramoyl-tripeptide--D-alanyl-D-alanine ligase, which translates to MTIRSLYKIFENHPKINTDSRIDGQNGIFFALKGPNFDGNNFAESALKTNAYAVVDNPEVAIDDRYILVDSVLNTLQDLASYHRDHFDIPIIAITGTNGKTTTKELVAAVLSTKNNVYYTKGNLNNHIGVPISLLELRKEHQIAVIEMGASAIGEIAFLCSMVKPNCGIITNIGKAHLETFESFENIARAKSELYQYLYDSDGIAFVNYDNEVLEDLNPPKKTIYYGASKFTHCQGKLTKNTDNVELAWISVETSVNQASDKIWTDSNKYIKSNLVGSYNFENILAAICVGDFFGIEDIYIKEAIENYVPQNNRSQYVKTDNNKLIIDCYNANPTSMKHAISDFAKFRKDKCDKAMILGDMLELGEHSHIEHEYLLQIIERAGLTDVYFVGNEFSKRCKKYGKYFTNVYELIKYLEANPIKNHIILVKGSRGIMLEKAIPYL; encoded by the coding sequence ATGACCATTCGTTCCCTTTATAAAATTTTCGAAAATCATCCAAAGATCAATACAGATAGTCGTATTGACGGACAAAACGGGATTTTTTTTGCATTAAAAGGACCAAATTTCGACGGAAATAATTTTGCTGAATCTGCACTTAAAACAAATGCTTATGCTGTTGTTGATAATCCCGAAGTTGCAATTGACGATCGATATATTTTGGTAGATAGTGTGCTCAATACTCTTCAGGACTTAGCATCGTATCATCGTGATCACTTTGATATTCCAATAATTGCTATAACTGGAACGAATGGAAAAACAACTACAAAAGAGCTTGTTGCAGCAGTTTTATCAACCAAAAACAATGTATATTATACAAAAGGAAACCTTAATAATCACATAGGTGTTCCAATCTCTCTGCTGGAATTGAGAAAAGAGCATCAAATTGCTGTTATCGAAATGGGAGCAAGTGCCATAGGCGAAATAGCTTTTCTTTGCTCTATGGTGAAACCAAATTGTGGTATAATAACAAATATTGGAAAGGCTCATTTAGAGACATTTGAATCTTTTGAAAATATTGCACGTGCAAAGTCTGAACTTTATCAATACTTATATGATAGTGATGGTATAGCTTTTGTCAACTATGATAACGAAGTGTTAGAAGATCTTAATCCGCCAAAGAAAACGATTTATTATGGAGCTTCTAAATTTACCCATTGTCAAGGAAAACTAACTAAAAACACAGACAATGTTGAACTTGCGTGGATTTCTGTTGAGACGTCTGTAAATCAGGCAAGTGATAAAATATGGACAGATAGTAACAAGTATATCAAATCTAATTTAGTAGGTTCATACAATTTTGAAAATATTTTGGCAGCAATTTGCGTTGGCGATTTTTTTGGAATTGAAGATATTTATATCAAGGAGGCTATTGAGAATTATGTGCCTCAAAACAACAGATCACAATACGTAAAAACGGACAACAATAAATTAATAATCGATTGTTACAATGCTAATCCAACTTCAATGAAACACGCAATTTCCGATTTTGCAAAATTTAGGAAAGATAAATGTGATAAAGCAATGATATTAGGTGACATGCTCGAATTAGGTGAACACTCCCATATTGAGCATGAGTATTTATTGCAAATAATTGAAAGGGCAGGATTGACAGATGTATATTTCGTTGGTAATGAGTTCAGCAAAAGATGTAAAAAATATGGTAAGTATTTTACAAATGTTTATGAGTTAATTAAATACTTAGAAGCTAATCCTATTAAAAATCACATAATACTGGTAAAAGGCTCGAGAGGTATTATGTTAGAAAAAGCAATACCATATTTATAA